A stretch of bacterium DNA encodes these proteins:
- the tuf gene encoding elongation factor Tu (EF-Tu; promotes GTP-dependent binding of aminoacyl-tRNA to the A-site of ribosomes during protein biosynthesis; when the tRNA anticodon matches the mRNA codon, GTP hydrolysis results; the inactive EF-Tu-GDP leaves the ribosome and release of GDP is promoted by elongation factor Ts; many prokaryotes have two copies of the gene encoding EF-Tu), whose translation GVEMVMPGDNVNLTIELITPIAMADGLRFAIREGGRTVGAGVVTKIIE comes from the coding sequence AGGAGTAGAGATGGTAATGCCGGGCGACAACGTAAACCTCACCATCGAACTAATCACGCCCATCGCGATGGCCGACGGCCTTCGCTTTGCGATACGCGAAGGCGGCAGAACCGTCGGCGCGGGCGTCGTCACCAAGATAATCGAGTAG